A part of Vigna radiata var. radiata cultivar VC1973A chromosome 11, Vradiata_ver6, whole genome shotgun sequence genomic DNA contains:
- the LOC106777405 gene encoding transcriptional regulator SUPERMAN, whose protein sequence is MAAEIGLVSMTQIQKLSQSQHPKKQQPQPNPNTTTTTPSSWMWNPSQQLHHQEDDDDSWEVRAFAEDTRNIMETTWPPRSYTCTYCRREFRSAQALGGHMNVHRRDRARLNQPSPSSTATSSLPTSSPYINIPPQDLVANAGLCLLYHLPPSPSAPPFSNSPSTNTLSSSPSPSTLLSISSYPSSNFLMQTSFNFPGAPSTGINTAAVSSFYSSKVEQSATSSSFATGHLEELDLELRLGHKPTQTS, encoded by the coding sequence ATGGCTGCAGAGATTGGCCTAGTCTCCATGACCCAGATCCAAAAATTATCACAATCCCAACATCCCAAAAAACAACAACCTCAACCAAACCCTaacaccacaaccacaaccCCTTCTTCTTGGATGTGGAACCCTAGCCAACAACTGCACCACCAAGAAGACGACGATGACTCATGGGAGGTCAGAGCTTTTGCAGAAGACACAAGGAACATCATGGAAACCACATGGCCTCCACGCTCCTACACCTGCACATATTGCAGAAGGGAGTTCCGCTCCGCCCAAGCTCTCGGCGGCCACATGAACGTCCACCGCCGCGACCGTGCACGCCTCAACCAACCCTCTCCTTCCTCCACCGCCACCTCTTCTCTTCCCACTTCTTCACCCTACATCAACATCCCTCCTCAAGACCTTGTTGCAAATGCTGGGTTATGCCTCCTCTACCACTTACCACCAAGCCCTAGTGCACCACCCTTCTCTAATTCCCCCTCTACCAATACCCTTTCTTCTTCTCCCTCTCCCTCCACTCTTCTCTCTATCTCCTCCTATCCTTCAAGCAACTTTCTGATGCAAACTTCCTTTAATTTTCCCGGTGCACCCTCGACCGGGATCAACACTGCTGCTGTTTCCTCTTTCTACTCTAGCAAAGTGGAACAATCGGCAACTTCTTCCTCTTTCGCTACCGGCCACCTCGAAGAGCTTGATCTAGAGCTCCGCCTCGGCCACAAACCAACACAAACCTCATAA
- the LOC106776959 gene encoding acetylornithine deacetylase encodes MAELLATLGDLERDSFVPLLSKLIGESKHVQNNPPELVPEEDRVVKHVLDVLLPFSTTTGGGPLLLNHVTYTPGRGNLIVEYPGTVPGKILSFVGCHMDVVTANPNDWDFDPFSLSIDGDKLRGRGTTDCLGHVALVAELMKKLGQTKPNLKSTVVAVFIANEENSSITGIGVDALVKDGLLNKLKNGPLYWIDTADKQPCVGTGGMIPWKLQVTGKLFHSGLAHKAINALELGMDALKEIQSRFYRDFPPHPQEQVYGFATPSTMKPTQWSYPGGGINQIPGECTISGDVRLTPFYNVKDVMKKLQEYVDDINKNIQKLESRGPVSKYVLPDENIRGSLTLTFNEALSGVACDLNSKGFHVLCKATEEVVGYVKPYSITGSLPLIRELQEEGFDVQTSGYGLMATYHAANEYCLFTDMSQGYRVFARIISQLED; translated from the exons ATGGCGGAGTTGTTAGCAACATTAGGGGATCTGGAGAGGGACTCATTCGTGCCTCTTCTCTCCAAGCTGATTGGGGAATCAAAGCACGTGCAGAACAACCCACCGGAGCTCGTTCCCGAAGAGGACAGAGTCGTGAAACACGTGTTGGACGTTCTATTGCCCTTCAGCACCACCACCGGCGGCGGTCCCTTGCTCCTCAACCACGTCACCTACACTCCCGGACGGGGGAACCTCATCGTCGAGTACCCCGGCACCGTTCCCGGCAAAATCCTCTCCTTCGTCGGTTGCCACATGGACGTCGTCACAGCCAATCCCAACGATTGG GATTTTGATCCGTTTTCACTGAGCATTGATGGGGATAAGCTTCGGGGTCGTGGAACTACTGATTGTCTGGGTCACGTGGCACTTGTCGCGGAACTCATGAAAAAGCTCGGGCAGACCAAGCCGAATTTGAAATCAACTGTTGTTGCTGTTTTTATAGCCAACGAAGAGAATTCTTCAATTACTGGTATTGGTGTGGATGCGCTTGTCAAAGACGGTCTTCTCAATAAGCTGAAGAATGGCCCTCT GTACTGGATTGACACGGCAGATAAACAACCATGTGTAGGGACTGGTGGTATGATACCTTGGAAACTTCAGGTCACGGGGAAGCTCTTTCACAGTGGATTAGCTCATAAA GCTATTAATGCATTGGAGCTAGGCATGGATGCTCTAAAGGAAATCCAGTCCCGATTTTACCGAGACTTCCCACCTCATCCTCAGGAACAGGTTTACGGGTTTGCAACTCCATCAACCATGAAACCAACCCAATGGAGCT ATCCAGGAGGTGGAATCAATCAAATTCCAGGGGAATGTACTATTTCAGGAGATGTCAG ATTGACTCCATTCTACAA TGTAAAGGATGTAATGAAGAAGCTGCAAGAATACGTGGACGACATTAATAAGAATATTCAGAAGCTAGAAAGTAGAGGTCCAGTTTCAAAATATGTCCTACCCGATGAAAACATAAGAGGAAG CCTTACTTTAACTTTTAACGAGGCACTGTCTGGAGTTGCTTGTGATCTTAATTCTAAAGGTTTCCATGTTTTATGCAAAGCAACTGAAGAAGTAGTTGGGTACGTAAAGCCTTACTCGATTACTGGGAGTTTGCCTCTCATTCGGGAACTACAG GAAGAAGGTTTTGATGTCCAAACATCTGGCTACG GCCTAATGGCTACTTACCATGCTGCGAACGAGTACTGCCTTTTCACGGATATGTCCCAAGGATATCGGGTCTTTGCCAGAATCATCTCTCAACTGGAAGATTGA
- the LOC106778101 gene encoding uncharacterized protein LOC106778101 produces MELSLWLTPSPSSSTSSLPAALAHCSKLCEFQPRKKKNNVCFDAPKLSVRCVKASAERSGDAIDDGKARTGFTTPAMEVTTFNRSTFNDADFPVWEKIGAVVRLSYGIGIYGAMAVAGSFICSITGIDSLGGFHLSLDAILEGFGYAAPPIMALLFILDDEVVKLSPHARAIRDVEDEELWSFFYGMSPWQFILMVAASSVGEELFYRAAVQGALADIFLRGSNLVTDAQGMASLTGVLPPFVPFAQAFAAVLTAVLTGSLYYMAASPKDPTYVVAPVTQSRSGRQDLKKLFEAWYEKRQMKKIYSPLLEGLLALYLGLEWIQTDNILAPIITHGIYSTVILGHGLWKIHDHRRRLRQRIQQLKLEEKNTN; encoded by the exons ATGGAGCTGTCTCTGTGGCTCACTCCTTCGCCTTCGAGTTCAACTTCATCTCTTCCTGCAGCACTTGCTCACTGCTCCAAGCTCTGTGAATTTCAGCccaggaagaagaagaacaacgTCTGTTTCGACGCGCCTAAGCTTTCGGTGCGTTGTGTCAAGGCTTCGGCGGAGAGAAGCGGCGATGCAATCGATGATGGAAAGGCTCGAACTGGGTTCACTACACCTGCCATGGAGGTCACCACATTCAACCGCAGCACTTTCAACGATGCCGACTTTCCCGTTTGGGAAAAGATTGGTGCTGTCGTCAGACTCAGTTATGGCATCG GGATTTATGGTGCCATGGCTGTTGCGGGGAGTTTTATCTGTTCGATTACAGGAATTGACTCTCTGGGGGGTTTCCATCTATCGTTAGATGCCATTTTGGAAGGGTTTGGATATGCAGCTCCTCCAATTATGGCCCTTTTGTTTATACTCGAT GATGAAGTTGTGAAGCTATCACCCCATGCCCGTGCCATCAGAGATGTTGAGGATGAAGAACTGTGGAGTTTTTTCTATGGGATGTCCCCTTGGCAG TTTATACTGATGGTTGCTGCGAGTTCAGTTGGAGAGGAGCTCTTCTACAGGGCTGCTGTTCAG GGGGCATTGGCTGATATATTCTTAAGAGGCAGTAATCTTGTAACAGATGCTCAAGGAATGGCATCATTG ACTGGTGTGCTGCCTCCATTTGTTCCATTTGCTCAGGCATTTGCAGCAGTTCTTACAGCTGTCCTTACTGGATCTCTCTATTACATGGCTGCCTCTCCTAAAG aTCCTACGTATGTTGTTGCACCTGTTACACAGTCTCGCTCTGGTCGTCAAGATTTGAAAAAGCTGTTTGAAG CCTGGTATGAGAAACggcaaatgaaaaaaatctatTCTCCACTTCTGGAAGGATTACTAGCCCTGTACCTAGGTCTGGAGTGGATCCAG ACTGATAACATTCTTGCTCCGATTATCACACATGGCATATACTCCACTGTGATATTGGGACATGGGCTTTGGAAGATACATGACCACCGGCGTAGACTACGTCAGAGAATCCAACagttaaaattagaagaaaaaaacaccaactag
- the LOC106777328 gene encoding transcription factor bHLH18: MMEIASTNYLPELEMEYPTFLDQYQMDSFACPLNDFDFESFSGSPESNSSYQLNSETILNCFPAQSPDRSFTPPRPTKRLKNTFNTFKTCAGDSISHNVSASPSSQLISFGHNFHLKPKSENPSSENMDFTDFVSQGSYQDKTFFSSDNRTNQVGLTTRNPIQAQEHVIAERKRREKLSQRFIALSAVLPGLKKMDKASVLGDAIKYVKQLRERVQNLEEKTAKITTGSSVLVKRSILFADGENSDSHCANSLPEIEVRVSGKDVLIRTQSDKHSGRAAVILSELEKLHFIVQSSSLLPFGNNNIDVTIIAQMKENYMAAKDLLGRLRKALKQVDGA; this comes from the exons ATGATGGAAATCGCCTCCACCAATTACTTGCCTGAACTT GAAATGGAGTATCCAACCTTTCTTGATCAGTACCAGATGGATTCTTTTGCATGCCCTCTCAATGATTTTGACTTCGAGTCTTTCTCCGGATCCCCAGAGAGCAATTCATCTTATCAGCTAAACTCTGAAACCATTCTAAATTGTTTCCCAGCTCAAAGTCCTGATCGGTCATTTACCCCTCCAAGACCAACCAAGAGGCTCAAGAACACATTCAATACCTTCAAAACTTGTGCCGGTGACTCAATTTCCCACAATGTTTCCGCTTCTCCTTCCTCCCAACTCATTTCTTTTGGCCACAACTTCCATCTAAAGCCTAAAAGCGAAAACCCGTCCAGTGAGAACATGGACTTTACAGACTTCGTTTCTCAAGGTTCATATCAGGACAAAACTTTCTTCAGTTCTGATAATCGAACCAACCAGGTTGGCTTAACCACTAGGAACCCAATCCAAGCCCAAGAGCACGTAATAGCTGAAAGAAAACGAAGGGAAAAGCTCAGCCAGAGGTTCATCGCTCTTTCTGCCGTCCTCCCTGGCCTCAAGAAG ATGGACAAGGCTTCCGTGTTGGGAGATGCTATCAAGTATGTGAAACAACTACGAGAGCGCGTGCAAAATCTAGAGGAGAAAACAGCGAAGATCACAACCGGTTCTTCAGTCCTGGTGAAAAGATCTATTCTCTTTGCTGACGGTGAAAATTCTGACAGCCACTGCGCCAATTCACTCCCTGAAATCGAAGTAAGAGTTTCTGGGAAAGACGTACTCATCAGAACTCAAAGCGATAAACACAGTGGGCGTGCGGCAGTGATACTCAGCGAATTAGAAAAGCTTCATTTCATTGTCCAGAGTAGCAGCCTTTTGCCCTTCGGAAATAACAATATTGACGTAACTATTATTGCTCag ATGAAGGAAAACTACATGGCAGCAAAGGATCTCCTGGGAAGGTTACGAAAGGCTTTGAAGCAAGTTGATGGAGCCTAA